From Aquificota bacterium, one genomic window encodes:
- the hemN gene encoding oxygen-independent coproporphyrinogen III oxidase, whose product MKTIFNEELIRKYDKPGPRYTSYPPATEFHEGVKEEDYKRKLLESNLTKRPLSLYFHIPFCESACWFCGCNVIISHRKDVSRRYLDYVYKEMDLLKEYLDTSRPVVQLHWGGGTPNFLTNDEIKELFGRIREVFNIDKDAEISVEIDPRYLSEGQLETLREVGFNRVSMGLQDLDPEVQRAINRIQPYDLMQKVMKELRSLGFESINIDLIYGLPYQNPQKFKDTIEKTIDLDPDRVAVFNFAYVPWLKPLQRKIDPSTLPPPEDKLTILEMTIDLFQKHGYVFIGMDHFAKPEDELARAQRDGTLWRNFQGYTTKKGVDLIGIGATSIGMLYDAYFQNYKTIREYYMAIDAGKLPTMRGYILNEEDIIRREVIMDLMCNFQCSFEKVEKMFNIDFEEHFTAELEDLKDMERDGLLKIEDRSIKVLPEGRLLIRNIAMVFDQYIKANKERRFSRTI is encoded by the coding sequence ATGAAAACCATTTTTAATGAAGAACTTATAAGGAAGTATGACAAGCCTGGACCAAGATACACCAGCTACCCTCCCGCCACCGAGTTCCATGAGGGAGTAAAAGAAGAAGATTACAAAAGAAAGCTCTTGGAGAGCAACCTAACAAAAAGGCCCTTATCCCTTTACTTTCATATACCCTTCTGTGAGAGCGCCTGTTGGTTTTGTGGGTGCAACGTGATCATATCCCACAGGAAGGATGTAAGCAGGAGATATTTGGACTATGTGTATAAGGAGATGGACCTACTCAAAGAATACCTGGACACATCCAGGCCAGTAGTACAGCTTCATTGGGGTGGCGGAACGCCCAACTTCCTTACCAATGATGAGATAAAAGAGCTTTTTGGAAGGATAAGGGAGGTATTTAACATTGATAAAGATGCGGAGATAAGCGTGGAGATTGACCCAAGATACCTTTCAGAGGGCCAACTGGAGACTTTAAGGGAGGTAGGCTTTAACCGTGTTAGCATGGGCCTTCAGGACCTTGACCCAGAGGTGCAAAGGGCCATAAACCGCATACAGCCCTACGATTTAATGCAAAAGGTTATGAAAGAACTCAGAAGTCTTGGCTTTGAAAGCATAAACATAGACCTCATATACGGCCTTCCCTACCAAAACCCTCAAAAGTTTAAAGACACAATAGAAAAGACCATTGACCTTGACCCGGACAGGGTGGCTGTCTTTAACTTTGCCTACGTGCCTTGGCTAAAGCCCCTCCAAAGGAAGATAGACCCTTCAACCCTTCCACCACCAGAGGACAAGCTCACCATCTTGGAGATGACCATAGACCTATTCCAAAAGCACGGCTATGTCTTTATAGGCATGGACCACTTTGCCAAGCCGGAGGATGAATTGGCAAGGGCGCAGAGGGATGGCACCCTTTGGAGGAACTTCCAAGGCTATACCACCAAAAAGGGCGTGGACCTCATAGGCATAGGGGCCACTTCCATTGGTATGCTTTACGATGCATACTTTCAAAACTACAAGACCATAAGGGAGTATTACATGGCCATAGATGCGGGTAAGCTTCCCACCATGCGTGGCTACATACTCAACGAGGAGGATATAATAAGGCGTGAGGTGATAATGGACCTTATGTGCAACTTCCAGTGTAGCTTTGAAAAGGTAGAGAAGATGTTCAACATAGACTTTGAGGAGCATTTTACGGCAGAGCTTGAGGACCTAAAGGATATGGAAAGGGATGGCCTTTTGAAGATAGAAGATAGAAGCATAAAGGTTTTGCCAGAGGGTAGGCTACTTATCAGGAACATAGCCATGGTCTTTGACCAATAC